The Solenopsis invicta isolate M01_SB chromosome 3, UNIL_Sinv_3.0, whole genome shotgun sequence region AAGCCGTGTCCAATCGTGCTCTTTGCGTTTCCCATCGTGCAGTGTCCAATCGTACTATGTCCAATCGTGTGGTGTCTAATCGTGCGGTTTCCAATCGTTACGTGTCCAATACTGCGTGTCCTAGCGTGCTGTGTCCAATCGTTGCGTGTCCAAAGAGGATACGACCGAAGCTATATTACCGAGACTGCATGGCAAGTCCATAACAGTCTGTTTCTAGTCCAAAATGGTCTTACACAGAATCGGTAGAAGAGTGTTTCTCCTCGTATGCTTATCATGACAAACGCATGAGTACGCGGCAATCGCGCGCTTTAGCGAATCGCGTAACGGATACAGATAACTAACCTATCCTGGTCTTGCCTCCTGTCACCTGATGATAAAACCCAATACCATTGCTCAGATAGCGAGATGCAAGCGCTACTAGCAGAGAAATAATCTTTTACCCAAAATACACTGCCCAACaaaaaaacgataatttttcgctaagttatgccgatttaaagaaaagttgttttttacgagataataatgaattataaattacaatgtcgccgttatcaatgcaaatcactacaattctGTTCAAGACACGTTGGTTCAAAAACCTATccccgtgtgtgtgtgtgtgtgtgtgtgtgtgtgtgtgtgtgtgtgtgtgtgtgtgcgcgcgcgcgcgcgcgagtgcgtATTTTCATACTACAAGGATAAAAACCTCGTAATTAGTCAATTCCACAGTATTCAAAAACTCCAAACTCTACTTGTgaagtgcgtgcgtgcgtgcgtgtgtaccCAAATAGCgcacaacattaaaaaaaaattcaagtttatatCAACAATACTGActtcattttgaaatgcaaaaagaattttttacttaattttttctttgttttttagaaaaagaattctttttacatttcaaaataaactccATATTGGTGTCAtaaatttgaattcttttttttaatctttttgaattctcggtgcgtgtgtgtgtgtgtgtgtgtgtgtgtgtgtgtgtgtgtgtgtgtatacacacacacgcgcgcacaagcacacgcacacacataatttaatatgtatacatataatatatacagggtgtttcagaccacccgtacaccccttttctcttcgcaggattaggaccaatcaaaaatatgttcagaagaaagttgtagggtttcaaaagatctattcaatgatcttatcagtttgaccttggatggcgtcgccaaggtcagatcgaaatcacattaagttttttaaatagaacaccctatttttgattccagaatctaatagctggtgtcaagacctttccaaaacactataagaatgtttattttcgttgactactttccgagttgtgcggcttgaaagttacactacctccagcatcagcattactcaagatgtaccatgtggtggttacttagtcggatttaatcttgtgtgtgggtgtgtgcatacgtgcatgcgtatgtgtatgggggaggaaaaggggagtcaaagttttatgtactctgcttttgtttattaactggattgattatgtttgatgatcaatcatgtccagattgactgtatgcattttcccgtgcttagcattatccagaatgaacgacgtggacgtgacgagaatttcatcccattggggtgcttgattcacgtgagtccccttgcctctcacgtttggggtgcttgattcacgtgagtccccttgcctctcacgtttggggtgcttgattcacgtgagtccccttgcctctcacgtttggggtgcttgattcacgtgagtccccttgcctctcacgtttggggtgcttgattcacgtgagtccccttgcctctcacgtttggggtgcttgattcacgtgagtccccttgcctctcacgtttggggtgcttgattcacgtgagtccccttgcctctcacgtttggggtgcttgattcacgtgagtccccttgcctctcacgtttggggtgcttgattcacgtgagtccccttgcctctcacgttcgagaatgaatgagtgtatgttttgttaagcgactaaatgttcaaagtgagcaccattctctgcgatgcaagcatcaactctattttgaaaatcattggttgctcgaagaatttcctcggcacgtaaggatcgaattgcttcacttattctacgaatcatattatccctcgtagtcggacgttcatgatagaccaagttttttatccttccccagaaataataatcaaggacggtgagatctggtgatcggggtggataattgattggaccgtatttgcctatccacttgtcggggaacatagtatttaatgccgcacgagcaactctcgatgtatgagacggacatgcatcttgttggaaccacatgttcaggcgcaattgcagaggaatattttctagtaagagaggaagatctgtcattatcaaggcggaatatctatcaccgtttagattttcgtcaaagaaaacaggacctatgatttgatgacttccaataattccacaccaaacattgactttccaaatggtttgatgatctacttctctcaaccagtgaggattattttgtgcccaataacgagagttccaagtattaacagatccatcacttttaagtgtacattcgtcagaaaataaaattttcaagtggaaatcaagtggttgctgtcttataaagttgcaaaatacaagtctctgtctaatatcgttataattcaacgcttgatgaacagacattctgtaagggtgaaatttgttattttttagaatgcgccaaacactgattttactaacaccagaatcttgttctcgtcgtcttaaagagtcataagggttcaattctgtcgatgcaagaatttccactgttctttcatccataatcggacgacgaatttgtgtacctttgttatgttgaggctgaacgacacctttaattttgattcgtttagccaaacgtgaaaaaacatttcgcgagtgaggagtccgatcaggataacgttcccgccacaatctttccgctgcaatgaatgtacctcgacactcacctaaaattagcagcatatcatatgcttcttcattggaataggacatggctaaataaacctagactaataaagagggtcggatttttgttgcgcgattgatactgatatgacggttattgaagacgtaggtgacaagtttgagagagttattgtcactcgtgttgagttgagtcacaatagcgttgtggtgaatacatctctactacatcctatgcaaataacaatatgtataaaatcacgagttagacatcgttacgcagaaagccgcgctcgttattgctcgtgtgctaccgttaaagtaataatgtaattacataatattatgacatacatatgtatgtgactatctacggtcgcgacagctaactttcacgatttttcatgatctgtttttgttggcccggctcgcgtgtttactttctttgtgtcggctgcacggctttctgcgtaacgcgtgattttatattgttatttacatggtgttggcggtagtgtaagtttcaagccgcacaactcggaaagtagtcaactaaaataaacattcttatagtgttttggaaaggttttGACACcggctattagattctggaatcaaaaatagggtgttccatttaaaaaacttaatgtgatttcgatctgaccttggcgacgccatccaaggtcaaactgataagatcattgaatagatcttttgaaaccctacaactttcgtctgaacatatttttgattggtcctaatcctgcgaagagaaaaggggtgtacgggtggtctgaaacaccctgtatatgtatatacacgtatataatatgtatactATTGAAtagattctaatatttttatatacttttttattttttataagtgtccttatacatatttttttatgtatgagaaaacatataaaatatgcgTATCAATTGTTTGCTGCTCATATAGAGCATTTCCAGGAGATGCCACGTGGAAACCAATTGACACATGTGGCAAACCGAAATCCGCCACCAACATGCGCGCGCATGCAAGTTGCGCCGGCAAGCCGCGGGCGTGAGGCGTGAGCGCCGGCGCTAGTTCAGACGCTGCCGCTAGGCggccgctttctcgggagtcaaatgcatccacCGAGCGCATATAATACGCGACCGCAACCCGTCAAGTACGCATCTTTCAATCGAGGCTGAGCTCCTTCTGGGCCTTTCAATCACGAGAATCGTTATCAGAGGTGATCTCCTGACCGGGCCCTCTAACTTGGTGTAACTAGAAATGCGCTCCGTTCCGGGCCCTCTCTCTTAGTGCAACCCGAGGTGCGCTTTCCTCAGGGGCCTCAGTTTTTGGTCAAAAAGCTTCGTGGCATGCCCTACTGCCTCGTCCACGTCTTCGACGGGACCGTCCCAGTCCATATCCCCATCCAGATTGTCCGGGCTGCATCTGCCCCAACGATTGCCAGGGTATCCCGATCAGTGATGTGAACTCGGCCCggtttttcgcgcatgcgcggcAAAAACAGCTGCTAGACAGTACTGGCCATAATGCGACCGTTATGGGCGCAAAAGTCTCGGGTGACTCGTGTTTTGGCGCGAAAATGACGGGCTCGTCGAAGGAGGTTAAGCTTCAGTGCAATATTTACACAAGGTAAGTTAGTAAGTATAacacttatttatatatttgttcatGCTGCATGATGGATTCTTTTGGTCAAGGAGCTACTAAAAAACGTAGAAGTAGAGAATTTCAAAATGCTTGGCTAgatgaaaatatctttaaaggATGGTTAGCTCCTCATCCTTCAGAAAATAAAGCGTTTTTTATTGCATGCAATAAAACTATCAGATGTTGCAAAACAAATATAGTTGAACATTCGCCAACTGTTAGACATATCGAGAACGTAAAATCTTGTAATTGTAAGACTGCTGACCGTATTGATACCGAAGATAATTTGTCAcataaagataaagttaaacgcgcagaaattaaattatcaactttttttgccGAGCATAATATAGCTTTTCAAATCGCGGATCATTTAACAcctttaataaaagatatttttatagatcCCAAAGTTGTGCAAGATTTCTCACTAGCTCGAAATAAGTGCgcaaatattgttaataatgtcACTGCGAAACGGGAAATTGAGACAatcgtataatatttaaaaatttgtaaattttccattttaatagATGAAAGTACGGATATCTCAGATACTAAATTAATGTGTTTTCTTGTTCAATATGTATCACCTTTGAATAAAAGAATTACAACtcaattattagaattaatatctTTAGATGCAAGAGATTGTTCcgcgaataaaatttttgaaatatttataaaatgcttaGAAGAAAAACATATTCCCATAAAAAATGTTGTTGGAATGGCATCTGATAATGCGTCAGTTATGATTGGacgcaaaaattcttttatgagtCGTCTTAAAGAAGAAGTTCCAAATTTAGTAACGTTAAATTGTATTTGCCATTCATCCGCGATTGTAGCCAGTAAAGCTTGCAAAAAGTTACCTTCTTCTTGCGAAGATTTAATTAGAGGAGTTGCCACTTACATTTCGGGCAGTGCGAAGAGATGTGCAATATTGGGTGAAttccaagatttttttaaagttgaacgaagaaaaatattaaaattgtcagATACTAGATGGCTTTGCTTACAAAAGTGCGTTGTTAGATTGTTAGAAAATTGggacgttttaaaaaataattttttgttagcaacagtagaagataaattaaaatccgcggaaaatatattacaatatttaaatgataattcgGTTAAAGCATATTTGTTGTTTCTAAAATacgcattaaattattttaataattttaacgcattgTTTCAATCgcgtaacattttaattcataaattatacgAAAGCAGTCAACAATTAATTCGTCAATTAGccgacaattttttaaattacgataATGTAGAAAACATTTCAATTTCAGATTTAGATAATAATGTACAACATATAGATAACATACGAGTAGGACCGGAATGTGATagttttttagaaacattatctGTGGAATGcgtgcaagaaattaaattaaaatgtttggaTTTTTATGTTACGGCAGTTCGAGAAATGCTAAAACGTCTACCTTATAAcgatgaattttttaaacaattaaattttctagatCCTAAAATTGCTCTTTATAAAGAcggtagaaataaaattaaatatttaactcatATTGCTAAGCAAGttgaacatattaatatatcagATTTAGCTTTCGAGTGGGACATATTACCAACGAGTTTTGACGAACAACAAAAAATACAGTTAGCTTCTCTTCCAATAGATGAAATGTGGAATAAtgtattgcaatgtaaaaattttgacggGGAAAAGATGTTtccaaatttacaattattagttGAAGTAGTCCTTTGTTATCCTCATTCCAATGCCGAGgctgaaagaatattttctattgtcacagacgtaaaaagtaaaaaaagaaatcgattgTGTAATAATACTCTTTCCTCAATTTGTGTAATTCGATCAAGTTTTCAAgctaaaaacattaattgctTTACATTTCAACCTGACGTGAAGCATTTCGAACTGCATAACacgcaaaatttatataaaaatcaatgcaCATCTGAtaatgcttaatattttttgtattactttacataacattttttggTTTTTACATCTAGCCCATCTAGCCTATATTTTCTTTCTGCATGCtgcacattataatttttattattaatttttattttatttttcagagtttaattattataagatattacatttttattttggttttcagagtttattttttatgcattatttatacatttgtaataaaatatgcaataaaaatgtgatatagTAATAAGTATGTGATAAAAGCCAaagatgcaatattttattttgtaaattattttttatttatgttattaaatatgtttatgttaaaaatgtgataatgtaacatgttaattttgtatttttaaaatgtatttttttattgaaaactgGTAAGGTTTTTGGCAGTTTTCCTTACCCTTGCAACAAATGttggttttctttaataattctgccaaaataaatattttattttaaatctttatttgttttcttgaattatttcagctccctttccctttctttcagcgtatctttaattctattattattaaatatagattaatttttaataaataataagttgcaaatttattaaattttcttaaacatTTTCATATCACTATGTACGGGCGATCAACAGCACATCTTTTTCTTGATATTACGTACGTTACTGTTACCGTATGCgccgcgcatgcgcgaaaaaccGGGCCGAGCTCACATCACTGATCCCGATACCCGATCAAGGAAAAGCGTTCCTCCCCTGGAAGCTAGTGGAGATTGAGCTATCACTACACGACGGGGCCGCAGCTGCCACGAGAAGTCAAGGAACCCAGACGTCGCCACCCGCTTCGACCACGTCCAGCGGCACCCAGACTCCTACGCCACGGGCACTCCGTCGAGGCTCAAGAGCGTCGTCGTCGTAGATATCGCTCCGTCACCGCGTTTTCCGCGTCCTAACACGCCAGGACTATCTCTCTATACGGAGTAACgggagaaaaagaggaagaaaagggACAAGCTGATCCGTAACCTATTCGGCAACTGACCGACTTTTTTAGGCGCCTCCAAGCGCCGCCTAAGCCAAAGAGAATAGAGATCACACTTACGCAAATACACTTGTAccaaaaagcaattttattaaagaacacgTGAACATGAAACGTTCATCCatttgtggaaccttctgaCGCAATAAGATAACCCCACAAATTGGTGACCCCGATGTGATCAAAAAATCAGCACCATGACAGAAGCACATGGTAGTGGCACCAACGCAACGGAGGAACGTCCGCACATCCACAGAGCAGCATTCAAAATACCTCCTTTGTGGACCGATGAGCCCGAACTATGGTTTGCCCAGCTGGAAGGCCAGTTTATGCTAGGAGGCATAACGCAAGACAGTACGAAATACGCTTATGTATTGTCACACATCAAGATAAAGCACGCTAAGGAAATCAAGGATTTGATCACAAAGCCTCCTGCAGAAAACAAATACGAAACTTTAAAGAACGCCATCATACAAAGGCTATCGATTTCGCAAGAGCAACAGATTTGACAGCTACTGGAACATGAAGAAATAGGGGATCGTAGGCCGTCACAATTCCTACAAGCTCTCTCAAACTCTGCCATCCCGGACCAGCTACTACGAACCCTGTGGATAGGCAGATTGCCGTTGCAGCTACAAGCCATTTTGGCCACTCAAACGGCAGATGATCTCGAGGCAGTAGCCGAGCAGGCCGACCGCATTCACGAGGTCGCCAACAGAGCTACAGGAGTCACTAGCCTACAATCTGCAACTCCAACATTCGAGCATCAAATTAAAGAACTCACTAAACAAGTAGCAAGTCTAAGCGGACGATTATCACGggcagcaaaaagaagcaagaaaCGTGACCGTTCCCGGAGCCgcaacaaaaagaaaacaaaagaagGCAACGTGTGTCTTTACCACAGGCGATTCAAAGACAAAGCTAAAAAGTGCACACAACCGTGCGAGTTCAAGAAAAATGAGGAAAACTAGATGGGCAGTCGTTGGTAGCGGCAAACAGCTCCAGCCGAAACCTTACCGCTTCTTCGTCGCAGACGGCAGCACCAAGACAAGATACTTAATCGACATCGGGTCAGACGTCTACGTTTTCTCCCAAACTCTGGTTCACGGCCGGCGGCTAGTCAGCGCGGGAGAACTAATCGCAGCAAACGGTTCTGCTATTCAAACCTATGGCGACTTGACGATAAGACCCGACCTTGGTTTACGCCGAGACTTCCTGTGGCGATTCATTGTGGCAGATGTAACTACACTAATAATCGGTTCCGATTTCTTAGCACATTATCACCTCTTGCCAGACATACGACGAAATCAACTAGTGGATGCCAAGACGGGACTGAGAACAAACGGAGCGACGAGAGGGACAAACCTACCCTCGGTCAAATCCATAATTGGAAGCACTTCGTATCACCAACTTTTGTCACAGTTCCCGAAGATCACGCAGAGCTCGGGTACTTACCAAAAGAAGCAGCCACAGTCTACCGTGCATTACATCAAAACCACTGCTGGGCCACCAGAAGCAAACCGACCACGAAGGTTAGCGCCCGAAAAACTAAAGGCAGCAAAGGCGGAATTTAACCTCCTTCTGAAAGAAGAAATTATACAGCCTTCTAAAAGCCCGTGGGCCGCACCACTCCACATGGCTCCGAAGAAAGGAAACGCTTGGAGGCCGTGCGGAAACTACAGGAAACTAAACTCAAAAACGGTACCAGATCAATACTCGATCCCTCATATAGAAGATTTCACACAAGGCCTTAAAGGAAAAACGTTGTTCTTCACGCTAGATTTGGTCCGAACGTACAATCAAATTCCAGTGCACCCAAAAGACATCGATCATCGCACCCAAAAGACGGCGATCACAACGCCTTTTGGGTTGTTTGAGTTTCGCTACATGCCTTTCAGGTTACGCAATGCAGCGCAAACGTTCCAAAAGTTCATCAACGAGGTACTACACGGCCTAGATATTTGTTACGCCTACATCGACAACATCCTCGTTGCCTCCAGCAACGAGGAGGAGCACAGAAAAGATCTAGAGGAGTTATTTCGTTGCTTATATGCATACGGCATTCAAATAAACCCAGCCAAGTGCACTTTTGGAGCCACAGAGGTCAAGTTTTTGGGATACATAGTATCCGCAGAGTGCACTCAACCATTACCAGAAAAAGTTCAAGCAATCAAGGACTACAAAAGACCTGAGAACATCAAGCAAATAAGGCAATTCTTAGGCACCTTAAACTTCTACAGAAGGTTTATCCCAGGAGCAGCAAACGACCAAGCAAAACTGCACGACGTACTGCAAGGACccaaaacaaaaaaaggaaaactcCGATTGAATGGACTCCGCAGCTGGAACAAGCGTTTCAATTTTGCAAAGACAGTCTAACAAAGACAACGAAAGCAGAAGCGAGAATTACATTAACCACCGATGCATTAGACACAGCATTAGGAGCGGTGGTACACCAGGAAGTCGACGGAAATGTGCAGCCGTTAACATTCAGGAGTAAGAAACTCAACCAAGCGCAAGTGAAGTACAGCCCGTACGACAGGAAACTTTTGGCAATCTACACAGCGGTGAAGCACTTTCGGCACTTGTTGGAAGGCCGGAAATTCACCATCTTCACAGATCACAAACCGCATTCCAGCAAGATCCATTGCGCAGTTTCCCCCGGCAAGCGCGGCACTTGGATTTCATTGATCAATTTTCAACAGACATCCGACACGTGGCCGGCAAGGACAACATAGTCGCGGACGCAGTCGAGGCCATACAGAAAGCGCCTGACTTCGAAGAAATGGCAAAGTCACAGAAAGAAGATCCCAAACTCCAACAGTTGCTAGACGGCAGCATACAATCGTCACTCAAACTAACAAAAATTCCGATACCCGGGACTGAAGTCAAATTTTATTGCGACGGGTCAACGCAAACAGCGCGTCCCTACGTAACGGAGCCATTTAGAAAGCAAGTATTCCAAGCACTGCATGGATTATCGCACCCCGGCATTAGAGCGACGGAGAGATTGGTCAGACATATGGCCTAACATCCAACGAGATTGCCGAGCGTGGGCACAAACATGTCTGCAATGCCAAAAAGCCAATGTACACAGTCATGCCATTGGGAAATTTTCTAGGGCCGACAAAAAGGTTCCAGCACATACATATGGACTTGGTCGGACCCATGCCAACGTCGTTTGGGTATAAATATTGCTTAACAATCATACATTGCTTCACGAGATAGTCGAAAGCAATTCCTGTTCCCGACATCGCGGCCGAAACAGTAGTCAGGCAGCTTTTCGCAAATTAGATAGCAAGATTCGGAACACCAACAAGGATCAATACGGATTAAGGACGACAGTTCGAGTCCAAACTATTCAAGAAACACAGCGTACCATCCAGCAGCCAATGGGATGGTAGAGAAGCTCCACCGGCAATTAAAAGCAGCCATAAAGAGCCACCAAACAAAAGCATGGGCGGAGATACTCCTAGTTGTTTTAATGAGCATCAGGGCCGCGTGGAAAGAGGACCTACAAGCAACGCCGGCGGAAATGGTGTACGGAGAACCAATTTGGTTACCGGGGCAGTTTCTCAACGAAGCCGACAGCGAAACAGACACTTCGGAAGGATTCGTAAAGGAGAAACAGAACCtgaagaaaacgaaaaaaaggCTACGACCAAAAATAAGAAGGCACAAACAAAAAACCACGTTCATATTTAAAGACTTAGCTACGACACAACAAGTTTTCTTACGATATGACACGCCGACGAAATCGCTACAGCGTAAGACGCCACCGTAAGACGGACCATACGAGGTCCTAAACAGAGGAGAAAAAACGTTCAAAATCATCGTCAACGGGCGAGCCATCAACGTTTTAATTGATAGATTAAAACCCGCTTACATTTTGGAACCAGAAAAAACGGAACAAAATCAAAGCGCAACAGAACAGGCACCTAAGGTACCCAACGAAAAACGGACGAGAAGCGGACGAATATCACGTCCACCAGTCCGTTTCCAAGAACTTTAAGACAATCAAGGGGGTCATGTGGCAAACCGAAATCCGCCACCAACATGCGCTCGCGCGAGCGCGCAGGCAAGCCGCGGGCGCCAGCGTGGACGTAAGCGCCGACGCTAGTTCAGGCGCTGCCGCTAGGCggccgctttctcgggagtcaaatgcatccacCGAGCGCATATAATACGCGACCGCAACCCGTCAAGTACGCATCTTTCAATCGAGGCTGAGCTCCTTCTGGGCCTTTCAATCACGAGAATCGTCATCAGAGGTGCGCTTCTGACCGGACCCTCTAACTTGGTGTAACTAGAGGTGCGCTCCCCTCAGGGCCCTCAGTTTTTGGTCAAAGAGCTTCGTGGCACGCCAAACTGCCTTGTCGACGTCTTTGACGGACCGTCCCGGTCCATATCCGCATCTAGATTGTCCGGGCTGCATCTGCCCCGACGATTGCTAGGGTATCCCAATACCCGATCAAAAAGTAGCGTTCTTTCCCTGAAAGCTGGAGATTGAGCTACGACTACA contains the following coding sequences:
- the LOC120357367 gene encoding uncharacterized protein LOC120357367, with translation MVEKLHRQLKAAIKSHQTKAWAEILLVVLMSIRAAWKEDLQATPAEMVYGEPIWLPGQFLNEADSETDTSEGFVKEKQNLKKTKKRLRPKIRRHKQKTTFIFKDLATTQQVFLRYDTPTKSLQRKTPPLKPAYILEPEKTEQNQSATEQAPKLEIELRLHDDLRRQFTAVATRNQGTETWPPASTTSGGTQTSPTPASPTPATGTPPRPKSVVVVPIAPSPRSPRLNTPGRSLYTEKRKKRDKLIRNLFGN